From a region of the Fusobacterium periodonticum ATCC 33693 genome:
- the trkA gene encoding Trk system potassium transporter TrkA, whose translation MKIVIVGAGKVGELLCRDLSLEGNDIILIEQDAKILEKILANNDIMGFVGSGVSYDAQMEAEVPKADVFIAVTEKDEINIISSVIAKKLGAKYTIARVRSTDYSSQINFMTESLGIDLVINPELEAAKDIKQNIDFPEALNVENFLDGRLKLVEFHIDKDSILDNVSLFDFKQKFFPNLLVCIIKRGDEVIIPSGNTFIKGDDRIYITGSNSEIIKFQDALGKDRRKIKSAFIIGAGIISHYLAEELLKDKIAVKIVEMNPKKANKFSEYLPNATIINADGSNEEILREENFQNYDSCISITGIDEVNMFISIYAKKIGIKKIITKLNKLSFVDILGENSFQSIITPKKIIADKIVRVVRSIANKKKNLIENFYRLENNTVEAIEILVNSDSKINNIPLKDLKIKKNLIIAYIVRNNVAIFPKGTDFINEGDRVIIITKESFFDDINNIVAE comes from the coding sequence ATGAAGATAGTAATTGTTGGAGCAGGGAAGGTAGGAGAACTTCTTTGTCGTGATTTATCATTAGAAGGAAATGATATAATTTTAATTGAGCAAGATGCAAAAATACTTGAGAAGATTTTAGCAAATAATGATATTATGGGATTTGTTGGTAGTGGAGTAAGCTATGATGCACAAATGGAAGCAGAAGTTCCAAAAGCTGATGTCTTTATAGCTGTTACTGAAAAAGATGAAATAAATATAATATCATCAGTTATAGCTAAAAAATTAGGAGCAAAATATACTATTGCTAGAGTAAGAAGTACAGATTATTCATCACAAATTAATTTTATGACTGAATCTTTAGGAATAGACTTAGTTATAAATCCAGAATTAGAAGCAGCAAAAGATATAAAGCAAAATATAGATTTCCCAGAAGCATTAAATGTTGAAAATTTCTTAGATGGAAGATTAAAGCTTGTTGAATTCCATATTGATAAGGATTCGATTTTAGATAATGTTTCACTTTTTGATTTTAAACAAAAATTCTTCCCTAATTTATTGGTTTGTATAATAAAAAGAGGAGATGAAGTAATAATACCTTCAGGAAATACTTTTATCAAGGGTGATGATAGAATCTATATAACAGGAAGTAACAGTGAAATTATAAAATTCCAAGATGCACTTGGTAAAGATAGAAGAAAAATAAAATCTGCTTTTATAATAGGAGCTGGAATAATTAGTCATTATTTAGCTGAAGAACTTTTAAAAGATAAGATAGCAGTAAAAATAGTTGAAATGAATCCAAAAAAAGCAAATAAATTTAGTGAGTATTTACCAAATGCAACTATAATTAATGCAGATGGAAGTAATGAGGAGATTTTAAGAGAAGAAAACTTCCAAAATTATGATTCATGTATATCAATAACAGGTATAGATGAAGTAAATATGTTTATTTCAATTTATGCCAAGAAAATAGGCATAAAAAAGATTATTACTAAATTAAATAAATTATCTTTTGTTGATATATTGGGAGAAAATAGTTTTCAATCTATAATAACTCCTAAAAAAATAATAGCAGATAAGATAGTTAGAGTTGTTCGTTCTATAGCAAATAAAAAGAAAAATTTAATAGAAAATTTCTATAGACTTGAGAATAATACAGTTGAAGCCATAGAAATTTTAGTAAATTCTGATAGTAAAATAAACAATATACCATTAAAGGATTTAAAAATTAAGAAAAATCTAATTATAGCATATATAGTTAGAAATAATGTGGCTATTTTCCCTAAAGGTACTGATTTTATAAATGAGGGAGATAGAGTAATAATAATTACAAAAGAAAGCTTCTTTGATGATATTAATAATATAGTTGCAGAATAA
- a CDS encoding GNAT family N-acetyltransferase: MITYEIARSFDVEKIIEVFESSGIVRPTKEKERIKAMFENANLVYFAYDNGELIGLARCVTDFNYCCYLSDLAVKKDYQKQGVGKMLIEKVKEHIGEKVALILLSASSAMDYYPKINFEKADNAFIIKRKS; encoded by the coding sequence ATGATAACTTATGAAATTGCAAGAAGTTTTGATGTAGAAAAAATAATTGAAGTATTTGAAAGCTCAGGTATAGTAAGACCTACAAAAGAAAAAGAACGTATAAAAGCCATGTTTGAAAATGCAAATCTTGTCTATTTTGCCTATGATAATGGAGAACTTATAGGATTAGCAAGATGTGTTACAGACTTTAACTACTGCTGTTATCTTTCAGATTTAGCAGTAAAAAAAGATTATCAAAAACAAGGTGTTGGAAAAATGCTTATAGAAAAAGTGAAGGAGCATATAGGAGAAAAAGTAGCATTAATACTGCTTTCAGCAAGTTCTGCTATGGATTACTATCCTAAAATAAATTTTGAAAAAGCAGATAATGCATTTATAATTAAAAGAAAATCATAA
- a CDS encoding CCA tRNA nucleotidyltransferase → MDKVSINDFSEVEIEILRKLNEYGKGYIVGGAIRDILLDLEPKDIDFTTNLPYETLKDLFSEYNPKETGKAFGVLRIRVNDTEYEIAKFREDNYEEKDGLKIVPEENKVDFVEDIKEDLTRRDFSINAMAYNEVDGIVDLYNGQKDIENKIINFVGNAEERIIEDPLRILRAFRFMSRLGFSLSENTIEAIKKQKNLLTSIPEERITMEFSKLLLGENVKNTLTAMKDTEVLELIIPEFKATYDFNQYNPHHNLDLFNHIISVVSKVPADLELRYTALLHDIAKPLVQTFDEKGIAHYKTHEIVGADMARDILTRLKLPVKLIDAVEDIIKKHMVLYRDVTDKKFNKLLSEMGYDNLLRLIEHCNADNGSKNNEVVNPENDLHERLKRAVEKQMQVTVNDLALNGRDLVDMGFKGTEIGKIKGELLEKYLSEEIPNEKEAMLAYVREKYLK, encoded by the coding sequence ATGGATAAAGTTTCTATAAATGATTTTAGTGAAGTAGAAATAGAAATATTAAGAAAATTAAATGAATACGGAAAAGGCTATATAGTTGGAGGAGCTATAAGGGATATCTTGCTTGACTTAGAACCAAAGGATATAGACTTTACAACAAATCTTCCCTACGAAACTTTAAAAGATTTATTTAGTGAATATAATCCAAAGGAAACAGGTAAGGCTTTTGGAGTTTTAAGAATAAGAGTTAATGATACAGAATATGAAATTGCTAAGTTTAGAGAAGATAATTATGAAGAAAAAGATGGTTTAAAAATAGTTCCAGAAGAAAACAAAGTAGACTTTGTAGAGGATATAAAAGAAGACTTAACAAGAAGAGATTTTTCAATAAATGCTATGGCATATAATGAAGTTGATGGAATAGTAGATTTATATAATGGTCAAAAAGATATAGAAAATAAAATAATAAATTTTGTTGGTAATGCTGAAGAAAGAATAATAGAAGATCCACTTCGTATATTGAGAGCCTTTAGATTTATGTCAAGATTAGGTTTTTCTTTATCTGAAAATACTATTGAAGCAATAAAAAAACAAAAAAATCTACTTACTAGTATTCCAGAAGAAAGAATTACTATGGAATTTAGTAAATTATTATTGGGAGAAAATGTAAAAAATACATTGACTGCAATGAAAGATACAGAAGTACTAGAGCTTATCATTCCTGAATTTAAAGCTACTTATGATTTTAATCAATATAATCCACATCATAATTTAGATTTATTTAATCATATTATAAGTGTTGTAAGTAAAGTTCCTGCTGATTTAGAATTAAGATACACTGCACTTTTACATGATATAGCAAAGCCACTTGTTCAAACTTTTGATGAAAAAGGAATAGCCCACTATAAGACACATGAAATAGTTGGAGCTGACATGGCTAGAGATATCTTAACTAGATTAAAATTACCTGTGAAATTAATAGACGCTGTGGAAGATATAATAAAAAAGCATATGGTTCTGTATAGGGATGTTACAGATAAAAAATTTAATAAGTTATTATCTGAAATGGGCTATGATAATTTACTGAGACTTATAGAACATTGTAATGCTGATAATGGTTCAAAAAATAATGAGGTTGTAAATCCAGAAAATGATTTACATGAAAGATTAAAAAGAGCAGTAGAAAAGCAAATGCAAGTTACTGTAAATGATTTAGCATTAAATGGAAGAGACTTAGTAGATATGGGATTTAAAGGGACTGAAATTGGAAAAATCAAAGGTGAATTGTTAGAAAAATATTTGTCTGAAGAAATTCCAAATGAAAAAGAAGCAATGTTAGCTTATGTAAGAGAAAAATATTTAAAATAA